One part of the Streptomyces lydicus genome encodes these proteins:
- a CDS encoding PTS transporter subunit EIIC — MSSDAAAAPRGSWASSLFQGLQKMGRSLQLPIAVLPAAGILNRLGQPDVFGAQGLGWDAVGKVFAAAGGALLDSGLGLPLLFCVGVAIGMAKKADGSTALAAVAGFLVYFSVLHAFPSGCAAGQTYTQAGLWSGVCVNAKATVTQAAYQNPGVFGGIVMGFLSAWLWQRFHRVKLVDWLGFFNGRRLVPIIMAFVGLVFAVLCLFVWQPIGAALTSFSEWLSALGSWGAGIFGVANRALLVVGLHQFLNTFVWFQFGSFTKPDGTVVHGDINRFLAGDPHAGQFTTGFFPIMMFALPAAALAIAHCARPHRRKEIAGMMLSVGLTSFVTGVTEPIEYSFLFVAPLLYVIHAVLTGVSMAVSWALGVHDSFSFSAGLIDYVINWGLATKPWLIIPLGLGFAAVYYAVFRFAITVFDLQTPGREPDEVGDAMERENVK; from the coding sequence ATGAGTTCGGACGCAGCGGCGGCACCGCGCGGGAGCTGGGCGTCCTCCCTCTTCCAGGGCCTGCAGAAGATGGGGCGCAGTCTGCAGCTGCCGATTGCCGTTCTGCCCGCCGCGGGCATCCTCAACCGTCTGGGCCAGCCGGATGTGTTCGGCGCGCAGGGGCTGGGCTGGGACGCGGTGGGGAAGGTGTTCGCGGCGGCGGGCGGGGCGCTGCTGGATTCCGGGCTGGGGCTGCCGCTGCTGTTCTGCGTCGGTGTGGCGATCGGGATGGCGAAGAAGGCGGACGGGTCGACGGCGCTGGCCGCGGTGGCCGGCTTCCTGGTCTATTTCTCGGTGCTGCACGCCTTTCCGTCCGGCTGCGCCGCGGGGCAGACGTATACGCAGGCGGGGCTGTGGAGCGGGGTCTGCGTGAATGCGAAGGCGACGGTCACGCAGGCCGCGTACCAGAATCCGGGGGTTTTCGGCGGCATCGTGATGGGTTTTCTCTCGGCCTGGCTCTGGCAGCGTTTTCACCGGGTGAAGCTGGTGGACTGGCTGGGTTTCTTCAACGGCCGCCGACTGGTCCCGATCATCATGGCGTTCGTCGGGCTGGTCTTCGCGGTGCTGTGCCTGTTCGTCTGGCAGCCGATCGGTGCGGCGCTGACGAGTTTCAGCGAGTGGCTCTCGGCGCTGGGTTCCTGGGGTGCGGGGATTTTCGGGGTGGCGAACCGTGCACTGCTGGTGGTGGGCCTGCACCAGTTCCTGAACACGTTCGTCTGGTTCCAGTTCGGGAGTTTCACCAAACCGGACGGCACGGTCGTGCACGGCGACATCAACCGGTTCCTGGCGGGTGATCCGCACGCCGGGCAGTTCACCACGGGCTTCTTCCCGATCATGATGTTCGCGCTGCCGGCGGCGGCCCTGGCGATCGCGCACTGCGCGCGGCCACACCGCCGCAAGGAGATCGCGGGCATGATGCTGTCGGTCGGGCTGACCTCGTTCGTGACGGGGGTGACCGAGCCGATCGAGTACTCGTTCCTGTTCGTCGCCCCGTTGCTGTACGTGATCCACGCGGTGCTGACGGGTGTGTCGATGGCGGTGAGCTGGGCGCTGGGGGTGCACGACAGCTTCAGCTTCTCGGCGGGCTTGATCGACTACGTCATCAACTGGGGGCTGGCGACCAAGCCGTGGCTGATCATTCCGCTGGGCCTGGGTTTCGCGGCGGTCTATTACGCGGTCTTCCGTTTCGCGATCACGGTGTTCGATCTGCAGACGCCGGGGCGTGAGCCGGACGAGGTGGGGGACGCGATGGAGCGGGAGAACGTGAAGTAG
- a CDS encoding glucose PTS transporter subunit EIIB: MATKAEKIVAGLGGLDNIEEVEGCITRLRTEVNDASLVDEAALKAAGAHGVVKMGTAIQVVIGTDADPIAAEIEDMM, encoded by the coding sequence ATGGCCACCAAGGCTGAGAAGATCGTCGCCGGGCTCGGCGGACTCGACAACATCGAAGAGGTCGAGGGCTGCATCACCCGCCTCCGCACCGAAGTCAACGACGCCTCCCTGGTCGACGAGGCCGCCCTCAAGGCCGCCGGCGCCCACGGCGTCGTCAAGATGGGCACCGCGATCCAGGTCGTCATCGGCACCGACGCCGACCCCATCGCCGCCGAGATCGAAGACATGATGTGA
- the rph gene encoding ribonuclease PH codes for MSRIDGRTPEQLRPVTIERGWSKHAEGSVLISFGDTKVFCTASVTEGVPRWRKGTGEGWVTAEYSMLPRSTNTRGDRESVRGKIGGRTHEISRLIGRSLRAVIDYKALGENTVVLDCDVLQADGGTRTAAITGAYVALADALTWAKDKKLIRHGRQPLTGTVSAVSVGIVDGTPLLDLCYEEDVRAETDMNVVCTGDGRFVEVQGTAEAEPFARDELNSLLDLAVAGCADLDAAQRAALARTL; via the coding sequence ATGTCTCGCATCGACGGCCGCACCCCCGAACAGCTCCGCCCGGTCACCATCGAACGCGGCTGGAGCAAGCACGCCGAAGGCTCCGTCCTCATCTCCTTCGGCGACACCAAAGTCTTCTGCACCGCCTCCGTCACCGAAGGCGTCCCCCGCTGGCGCAAGGGCACCGGCGAAGGCTGGGTCACCGCCGAGTACTCGATGCTGCCCCGCTCCACCAACACCCGCGGCGACCGCGAATCCGTACGCGGCAAGATCGGCGGCCGCACCCACGAAATCAGCCGCCTCATCGGCCGCTCGCTGCGCGCCGTCATCGACTACAAGGCCCTCGGCGAGAACACCGTCGTCCTCGACTGCGACGTCCTCCAGGCCGACGGCGGCACCCGCACCGCCGCCATCACCGGCGCCTACGTCGCCCTCGCCGACGCCCTCACCTGGGCCAAGGACAAGAAGCTCATCCGCCACGGCCGCCAGCCCCTCACCGGCACCGTCTCCGCCGTCAGCGTCGGCATCGTCGACGGCACCCCCCTCCTCGACCTCTGCTACGAGGAAGACGTCCGCGCCGAAACCGACATGAACGTCGTCTGCACCGGCGACGGCCGCTTCGTCGAGGTCCAGGGCACCGCCGAGGCCGAGCCCTTCGCCCGCGACGAACTCAACTCCCTCCTCGACCTCGCCGTCGCCGGCTGCGCCGACCTCGACGCCGCCCAGCGCGCGGCCCTCGCCCGCACCCTCTGA
- a CDS encoding SCO1431 family membrane protein: MPTTATAARARTGTRTGGPKDDSTLLEHLAGWTLVVVLAMLLTQTGLV; this comes from the coding sequence ATGCCCACGACAGCCACCGCCGCCCGCGCCCGCACCGGCACCCGCACCGGCGGCCCCAAGGACGACTCCACCCTCCTGGAACACCTCGCCGGCTGGACCCTCGTCGTCGTGCTCGCCATGCTGCTCACCCAGACCGGCCTCGTCTGA
- the rdgB gene encoding RdgB/HAM1 family non-canonical purine NTP pyrophosphatase, with protein sequence MQSHTGGRPASPRRLILATRNAGKIGELHAILEAAGLDVELVGADAYPDVPDVKETGVTFAENALLKAHALARATGHPAVADDSGLCVDVLGGAPGIFSARWAGTHGDDRANLDLLLAQLSDIADEHRAAHFACAAALALPDGTERVVEGTLEGTLRRTPTGTGGFGYDPVLQPLGETRTCAELTPAEKNAISHRGKAFRALVPVVRELIG encoded by the coding sequence ATGCAGTCACACACCGGCGGCCGACCCGCGAGCCCCCGCCGCCTCATCCTCGCCACCCGTAACGCCGGCAAGATCGGCGAACTCCACGCCATCCTGGAAGCGGCCGGCCTCGACGTCGAACTCGTCGGCGCCGACGCCTACCCCGACGTCCCCGACGTCAAGGAAACCGGCGTCACCTTCGCGGAGAACGCCCTCCTCAAGGCGCACGCACTCGCCCGGGCCACCGGCCACCCCGCCGTCGCCGACGACTCCGGCCTCTGCGTCGACGTCCTCGGCGGGGCGCCCGGCATCTTCTCCGCCCGCTGGGCCGGCACCCACGGCGACGACCGGGCCAACCTCGATCTGCTCCTGGCCCAGCTCTCCGACATCGCCGACGAACACCGCGCCGCCCACTTCGCCTGCGCCGCGGCCCTCGCCCTCCCCGACGGCACCGAGCGCGTCGTCGAGGGCACCCTGGAGGGCACCCTCCGCCGCACCCCCACGGGCACCGGCGGTTTCGGCTACGACCCCGTCCTCCAGCCCCTCGGCGAGACCCGCACCTGCGCCGAACTGACGCCCGCGGAGAAGAACGCCATCAGCCACCGCGGCAAGGCGTTCCGCGCGTTGGTGCCGGTGGTGCGGGAGTTGATCGGCTGA
- a CDS encoding HNH endonuclease yields MPRRTSWPRLLLVRTAAASTSLVDMLRRLDAPMGSGAHRYLRDRLKHYDISTAHFVDEPLPRRPPRAYTEALLREAATHSHSIREMLEYIGVPPYDSAYGHLRRRLDQFGIDTSHFTRRRQGSLLLPREELAPAVASSRSIADVLRRLARTDNGTSRRAVKRSVEAHGLSTAHFTGQGHGRGVPSPARRPADDILRQRAPGSHRERTALLRRALNEKGVPRRCAACGVGDVWLGRRLVLEIDHINGDRLDNRLKNLRYLCPSCHSQTRTFSRASAHLTIPPQPRGRAQ; encoded by the coding sequence ATGCCCCGGCGCACCTCCTGGCCCCGCCTCCTGCTCGTCCGTACCGCAGCCGCCTCCACCAGCCTGGTCGACATGCTGCGCCGGCTGGACGCCCCCATGGGCAGCGGCGCACACCGGTACCTCCGGGACCGGCTGAAGCACTACGACATCAGCACCGCGCATTTCGTCGACGAGCCCCTCCCCCGCCGCCCGCCCCGTGCGTACACGGAGGCACTGCTGCGAGAAGCTGCCACGCACTCCCACAGCATCCGGGAGATGCTGGAGTACATCGGGGTGCCGCCGTACGACAGCGCCTACGGTCACCTCCGCAGGAGACTCGACCAATTCGGCATCGACACCTCGCACTTCACCCGCCGCAGGCAGGGCTCCCTGCTGCTCCCGCGCGAAGAACTCGCGCCTGCCGTGGCCTCCTCACGCAGCATCGCCGACGTCCTGCGGCGTCTCGCGCGGACGGACAACGGCACGTCCCGCAGGGCCGTGAAGCGCAGCGTCGAAGCGCACGGCCTGTCGACCGCGCACTTCACCGGCCAGGGGCACGGGCGGGGCGTTCCCTCCCCGGCCCGCAGACCGGCCGATGACATCCTGCGGCAACGCGCGCCCGGTTCCCACCGGGAGAGGACAGCGCTGCTGCGTCGTGCCCTCAACGAGAAGGGTGTGCCTCGACGGTGTGCCGCGTGCGGCGTCGGGGACGTCTGGCTGGGGCGTCGCCTCGTCCTGGAGATCGACCACATCAACGGTGACCGGTTGGACAACCGCCTGAAGAACCTGCGTTACCTGTGCCCCTCCTGCCACAGTCAGACCAGGACCTTCTCCCGGGCATCGGCACACCTGACCATCCCTCCGCAGCCGCGCGGCCGGGCACAGTAA
- a CDS encoding HNH endonuclease, with protein MPVTYTRESLAAAARTASSYDDVLRWHGKTPTPGRRRYLRARLAEAGVDTSHFARPGVRHTEARLRAIVARSHSVAEVVRHLGISPVGGNQAHIGRRIAELGLDTTHFTAGPRRRTKTATRLRLQLDSPANGRIGGARLRKELLRQGVPERCANCRTGPRWNGKPLRLEVDHVNGDWWDNRPENLRLLCPNCHAVTDTYRGRKPRRK; from the coding sequence ATGCCGGTCACCTACACCCGCGAAAGCCTCGCGGCGGCCGCACGCACAGCGTCGTCGTACGACGACGTCCTGCGGTGGCACGGCAAGACGCCGACACCGGGACGCAGGCGATATCTGCGCGCCAGACTGGCGGAAGCGGGCGTCGACACCTCGCACTTCGCTCGCCCCGGCGTACGCCACACCGAGGCCCGCCTCCGCGCGATCGTCGCCCGCTCCCACAGCGTCGCCGAGGTCGTACGCCACCTCGGCATCAGCCCCGTCGGCGGCAACCAGGCCCACATCGGCCGCCGCATCGCCGAACTGGGCCTGGACACCACCCACTTCACCGCAGGCCCCCGCCGACGCACCAAGACCGCCACGCGGCTCCGCTTGCAGCTGGACTCGCCGGCGAACGGCCGCATCGGAGGAGCGCGCCTCCGCAAGGAATTACTGCGGCAGGGAGTTCCGGAGCGCTGCGCGAACTGCCGGACGGGACCGCGGTGGAACGGCAAACCACTGCGCCTGGAAGTCGACCACGTCAACGGCGACTGGTGGGACAACCGGCCGGAGAACCTGCGACTCCTGTGTCCCAACTGCCACGCGGTGACCGACACTTACCGCGGTCGCAAGCCGCGGCGGAAGTGA
- a CDS encoding MFS transporter produces the protein MPNGSSDADLAPEQDREAHKRHRVLFRAVARRKNPKLRRTDITVTDERVVKRAVKAAALGNAMEWFDFGIYSYLAVTIGKVFFPGGSDTTSLLSSFATFAVAFLVRPLGGAYFGPLGDRIGRKKVLALTMIMMAVGTFCIGLIPSYAAIGFGAPVLLIVFRVIQGFSTGGEYGGASTFIAEYAPDKKRGYFGSFLEMGTLIGYTGAAGIVLLLNTVLGDETMLTWGWRLPFLIAGPLGLVGLYLRIKLDETPAFQKFEAARTHNAAGSVVEAEAEFSHLSENAPKKKLGEIFAQQWPTLILCIALVGAYNITDYMLLSYMPTYLTDALHYEESHGLLILLATMVVLMFVISTVGKLNDRYGRKPLLMTGMLGFFLFAIPAFLLVKQGSLVAVCAGMALLGLSLVCLLGTMSAALPALFPTSVRYGSLSIGYNLAVSLFGGTTPLVITALMDAFDKNVMVPAYYTMGAALVGVIAVACMKETAQQPLEGSPPSVATKEEAVELITAQTQEPRF, from the coding sequence GTGCCGAACGGCAGCTCCGACGCCGACCTCGCTCCTGAACAGGACCGAGAAGCACACAAGCGCCACCGGGTGCTCTTCCGTGCCGTCGCCCGGCGCAAGAACCCCAAACTGCGCCGCACCGACATCACCGTCACCGACGAGCGCGTCGTCAAACGCGCCGTGAAGGCCGCGGCCCTCGGCAACGCCATGGAATGGTTCGACTTCGGCATCTACAGCTATCTCGCGGTCACCATCGGCAAGGTCTTCTTCCCCGGCGGCAGCGACACCACCAGCCTGCTGTCCTCCTTCGCCACCTTCGCCGTGGCCTTCCTCGTACGCCCCCTCGGCGGCGCCTACTTCGGCCCCCTCGGCGACCGCATCGGCCGCAAGAAGGTCCTCGCCCTCACCATGATCATGATGGCGGTCGGCACCTTCTGCATCGGCCTGATCCCCTCCTACGCCGCCATCGGCTTCGGCGCCCCCGTCCTCCTCATCGTCTTCCGCGTGATCCAGGGCTTCTCCACCGGCGGCGAATACGGCGGCGCCTCCACCTTCATCGCCGAATACGCCCCCGACAAGAAGCGCGGCTACTTCGGCAGCTTCCTGGAGATGGGCACCCTCATCGGCTACACCGGCGCCGCCGGCATCGTGCTGCTCCTCAACACCGTGCTCGGCGACGAGACCATGCTCACCTGGGGCTGGCGCCTGCCCTTCCTGATCGCCGGTCCGCTCGGCCTGGTCGGCCTCTACCTGCGGATCAAGCTCGACGAGACCCCCGCGTTCCAGAAGTTCGAGGCCGCCCGGACCCACAACGCCGCGGGCTCCGTCGTCGAGGCGGAAGCGGAGTTCTCCCACCTCTCGGAAAACGCCCCGAAGAAGAAGCTCGGCGAGATCTTCGCCCAGCAGTGGCCCACCCTCATCCTCTGCATCGCCCTGGTCGGCGCCTACAACATCACCGACTACATGCTGCTGTCGTACATGCCGACGTACCTCACGGACGCCCTCCACTACGAGGAGTCCCACGGCCTGCTGATCCTCCTGGCCACCATGGTCGTCCTGATGTTCGTGATCAGCACCGTCGGCAAACTCAACGACCGCTACGGCCGCAAGCCCCTGCTGATGACCGGCATGCTCGGCTTCTTCCTCTTCGCCATCCCCGCGTTCCTCCTGGTCAAGCAGGGCTCCCTGGTCGCCGTCTGCGCCGGTATGGCCCTCCTCGGCCTCTCCCTGGTCTGCCTCCTGGGCACCATGTCGGCCGCGCTCCCCGCCCTCTTCCCCACCAGCGTCCGCTACGGCTCCCTCTCCATCGGCTACAACCTGGCCGTCTCCCTCTTCGGCGGCACCACCCCCCTGGTGATCACCGCCCTGATGGACGCCTTCGACAAGAACGTGATGGTCCCCGCCTACTACACGATGGGCGCCGCCCTCGTCGGCGTCATCGCCGTCGCCTGCATGAAGGAGACCGCCCAGCAGCCCCTGGAAGGCTCCCCGCCCTCCGTGGCCACCAAGGAAGAAGCCGTGGAACTCATCACCGCCCAGACCCAGGAACCCCGCTTCTGA